GGCCATTGTACATTGTTTAGTCAAAGTGTTCTCTTAGCTATGGATCTGGTAGGTGGTACCCTTAGAGATTTTTGCTCAGACTTTCTCCATGGTCTAGAATGGTTGCAGGACTTGCTTAGTATTATGGAGGGAAATAGGACTGGAATCAAAGTGATCACCTTGAGATTTCCAAGGGGTTTTTGATGGTGTCTACAAATGTCAACAATATTTTTGTTTAACTCTTTTAATATTTCCAACCAGCATAATCCAGATCCGTATACAACAAACATCAAAATTACTCGGTATagtatctttttctattttttttatttcatttttttattcctttttttggggggggtatggtatcaataaataaaattcacgggcccagcagcgtggcctagcggctaaagtcctcgccttggacgtgcctggatcccatatgggtgccggttctaatcccggtagctccacttcccatccagctccctgcttgtggcctgggaaagcagtcaaggacagcccaaagccttgggaccctgcacccgcatgggagacctggaagaggttcctggttcccggtttcggatcggcatagcattgcggggtgaatcatcagacggaagatcttcctgtctgtctctcctcctctctgtatatctgactttgtaataaaataaataaatctttaaaaaataaataaataaaataaaattcaccaAATTACTATGGTGGGGGTGGTAAAAGCCTGCAACATTCTGTTGCCTGGTGCACTGTCCATGCTTCTTTTCACACTAGTTTCCCTTAGAAATAGGCTCAACTTCAATTGTGCCACATGATTTCCTGGAAAAACAGTTTAAAAGTGAATTACCACCCAAAACCAGAAGATGGTATTTAATAGCAAAAGGAAGACTAGGAAACAGATATTACATGAGATAGTCGTCTTTTGGTTCTTAGGAGAAGCCACAGTTACAGATGGGCTTTTCTGCCAGGTGGATATAGATGGTGAGCGGCTCAGGCTGTGTTTTCTGTACCCTTTGCTCAGCAGAGGAGCTGGCAGGATGTCAGGGCACCCTGGATGGGCATTCAGTGTGTAGGGCTGGGATCTCATTGGCATGTGTAGTGGGTGGCAATTTGCTGGGAATGTAGTGAGCCTCAGGACTTTCCATGGCCAGCTCGAGAGTCTAGACCCAAGTTCCATGCTGGGGAAGTGTATCCCTGGATTTAACCCACCCACAGTCCACTGCACCCAAACACCATCAGCTCATCCGTTCCAATTCCTGTAAGCAGCAACTTCGCCTCAGTCCTGGAGGCTGCTGTGAGCAGTGACATGTCTTCAGCCCTTGTCCCACCATTATTCAGTGAGTACAGAAGTCATTAAAGTTAAATGTGACTGCATGCATAAGGTACAAGTGTAGATGAACTGTGGTATGTGGGTGCCTGGGTCACTCCTATCTCCCTAATACTTGCCTGAATCGCTTGAGTTTCCTATCTTGGGACCTGGCAGTAGGGCTCGTCCTGAGAtttgagtctttttttctttgcttgataATAAATGACACAGACTGAGTATGTTGGAAAGAAAATAGGTTTATTTTAGCTCCAGAATGAAGTCTGAAGTTGAGAGACTGTCATTTGTAGCTGATGGAGCTCTTGAAGCTGTGCAGGGCCTTGCAACATGAATTCAGAAAGAGTAAGCAGGAGATACAAAGCAGACACCCTGAAGAGCACTCACCAGTGAATGCTGTCACTGAGGGAGAGGTTACAATGATGTATTAGAGGTCTCCCTGTTTAATTTCTGATCATGGGAAATACATTTGCACAAATATTCAGATGGCATTAGAGTGTCATCCCTGAGATGGTCCCCTTGCATATACCACTGCCATTTGACAGCTTGTAGCCCACCAACTTAGGAGTTACTTCTGTAATTGATGAATAagtctttcattttcttgtattAAACCAGAGTAGATAAGATGATGACACctggaaaaggaaagggaaaaacagaagtcTTAAATCTTATAGGAAGTGTTGACAGTGTAAATTAGCTGACCGTTAGTGAGTGTATTTACTTAGTTCCAGAAATCACTGTCTTTTGTAGTTGAGACTGTTGAAAGCTCTGAATGTGATCCTACCTGCTCATACTTGGCTAAAACACTACCTGGGCTGAAATGGATACGCATTTTACCTAGGCAGAATTCTTTGTACAGATTATTATAATTgcgcgctttctctctctctctctctctctctctctctctctctctctctctctgtgtttgtatcAGTGTTTTTAATTATAGGCCAACCATCAACTGTTTGTATAATGAGAAACCAAACGAGGAGTGTTGAATGTAGTGATTTTCAGATAATAATACTAAGGGTTCTACTTGAGAACGCAGATTGTTGCAATATTTCTTCAGTTCCTGGTGCGCCAGTCTTATTATGCAGGTCATTTATGAAAGCATATGTGTAAAACtattactcctgaataaaagaagcaCTCCCAGTGAAACCACTCAGTATACGTtgacaattttattttagattttctaCAACATTCTATACCTACACTGTCATGATACACCTATATAGCAAACTTTTGGATTTGAGACTGCTAATGGAAGAACTATGCTATTAGAGTGGAGACGGAGGAAGTGGAAGgacagggggaatcccagtacctataaaactatcatggaaaataatatcagtaatttttaaaaaagataatagaTTGCCAATATGACCCAAATAGATTTTCAAACAGCTTTCAGGGGAACCTTGTTTACTGAATACATACAAGGAAATTCTGAGATGCAAACCACATGTTAATATCAAGAGGTGAACAAGAGTTAAGGCCCTTTACATAATCCATCAGTGAGCACACTGAAGAAAAGGGTTGTTGATGTTGCAGATGTTAAGTACAAAGTAAATGATGGAACTGACAGTTCACTTTTAAACTGTTTCAAGGAAATCATGTGGTATAATTGCAGTTGGGCCTGTTTCTAAGACAAACTAGTGTGAAAAGAAGCATGGACAGTGCACCAAGCAACAGACTGTTGTAGGCTTTTACCACCCTCACCatgaactccacagccagagacaactTCACAACCCAAGTAATCCTGGATCCACATTAAACAGAGAGAAACCAGAGTGTTGGTGAGCATAACATTCCAAAGACAGAGAATTCTTGTTCTTACAGAACacctatgtttttaaaagtaactttaaacaatgtttttttataagattttattcattttattacagccagatatgcacagaggaggagagacagagaggaagatcttccgtccgatgattcactccccaagtgagccgcaacgggccggtgcacgccgatccgatgccgggaaccaggaacctcttccgggtctcccacgcgggtgcagtgtcccaaagcattgggccgtcctcaactgctctcccaggccacaagcagggagctggatgggaagtggagctgccgggattagaaccggatcccggggctttcaaggcgaggactttagccactaggccactgcgccgggccctaaaagtaACTTTAGATACAAAAAGTTTTTCAGATAGCTGTGAGAGAACACGTTTGCTTAATTAATGAAATACAGAACTTCTCAGGTGCAGTGTGCTTGAAAACTGTTTTAGAATTAGACTGCAAATTGTTTCGAAGGCAAATGAAACCTTCCTGGATGCAAAGCTCGATAGATCTTAAGCCCCTCCCAAATTACACACAAACTCCAATCTGCCCAAGtttatatcttcatttttttttaagcaagcagTAAAGCTCCAATGAACAGAATACATCGGTGAGAAGAATTCAGAAATGGGATGTTGAAATATGAGACGATCTGCAAGGAGTTACATTCCTGGAGTTATCATGACCGACAATGCAATTTTCAGCAGGTTTTTAGAGGATCGTTCGGGATGACTGCACTTGGCAGTGTTCCGTAAGGGAGGTAGTGTGACAATAAGTATGTTCAATGTACTAGGCAGCAGTGTTGTAGCATCCAAGAAAATTTGTCAGAAACTTCATATCCAGAGAAAAGTTTATATCCCAAAGGAGTTTCCAGTAACACTAGGTACAACTACTCTTTCCTGAAGAAATGCTGAATACATGTCACAGAGCACATGCAAAATGTTGGAAAACAAAATTGCAATGATacagaataatttattttgttttttaggcGTCAGGATTCTTGTTCTTGCAGAACACCTTGGTTTTCAGAAGTAACTTGAGATGCAAGCAAGTTTTAAAACAGGTTTCAAGGAAATTGTATTTGCTAAATTCGTATAGTTCAGGATTCCTGAGGCAcaaagtaggttttttttttttttttttttggaaattactGTAGAATTAAAAACTGATGTTTTGAGGACAAACAATACATTTCTGAACTTAGGAAACGATAAAACTTTGAAAATGTTACAGATAACGCAGAGTCCCTTGAGTGTTCTAGCAAGAACTGATGTTCCAAGGCGTGTAATCCATTGATGAGCACTCTGAAGAAATGGGTTGTTGAAATACCTTACGCAGCGACAGATACCTGCACTCCTGGAGTTACTTTGACAATTCACTTTTCAGCTCAGTTTTGGGGGAGTCATAGGGTTGAAAACAATTGGCTGGGAGCTCAgaactttaaagatttatatcaTTTGATGTGTGAATGTTAACACATctaggtgtatatatataattatgcaGGATATATTGACTTTTAATGTTTGATTAtttgtttcttccattttgtgCTGCTTTAAAGTATAGcacactggaccaggctgagttagCTCGCGTTATGCACTGGCAAatctgtgcgctggagctgtgcgggggtctggccaggttcggttgcgataataaaaaaaaagtatacagtacaaaatgccaaggcaaggctgcctgtgccggttaggaatgcagcacccaaccagcacacctcccactggtgtaagtgaaggatgagtgtgtgatggccagaaccaggatgggctgcagtactcattggttccagtggaggtcggggctgagaatagaaccaacccagcagttgcaaccaccagctgattggggtgatggattgtggtgggcactgtgcttactagtacatgtaggaacctggtctgggaacacctcaaagtttctttgggaactcccttaatcataatggaggaatcagaacattaaccaagaaaagacggaagatggaatagatcaatcaaccacctcagttatatgttggcagcgaaatactggacaaggggagacgctatgatggtctaaatcagtcagtggactctgcaccagcctcatcatacctggattgttgctgatgatatgttggagcttctagttgatcgggatgacactgttggctctgccttcggacctgagagggcctccctaagaggtcgttgaatttggacagtgggatgctggactctatgtatggtatatgcttgcaatgagggaatcccagcggaacttgagctgtggctatgcatcaggatggaggaatccaccgggggggggagggtttggggtggaggggggggaatcccagtacctatgaaactgtgtcacgtaatacattgtaattaatgggaaaaaataataataaaaaaaataaagtatagcaCACTGGgaagtttttgaaaatgtaagtttatttggTTCATGGTTCTGCAGGCTAGGAATTCTAAGATGTAGTAGCCTTAAATGGCAAGGACCTGCTTGCTGTCAAGCAAGTGAATGCAACACTGGAGGAAGAAGACCACACACTCCTTTTATCAGGTACCCACACCTGTGAAGGTGCCGTTCAGCCATTCAGAGGGAGTAAGTGTCTGAAACAGCGATTTTGGTAGTCCCAAGCAAACCACAACCATTGATTCTATAGATAGaaacatggattttgatattaaaACTATCCTATTTGCTGAAAGTGTATATACAGCCTGTGTAAATTCCTGTGTGATCTCGCTGCTTTCGTGACTAAGCTGAATTTGAATATCAGTGTGCATTTAGAGAATTTTAGTATCATCTCTGGAAATCTGTCAGTGATGAACGCCTTTGTTTGATTCTTAGGGAGAAATTTGCAGTGGTGAGGAAATGCATCAATAAAAGTTGCTGGAAATGAATTTGCAGCTGAGTTcatgagaaacagaagaaaaggccAAGAGTGTTGGCTAGAAGTAATTCATGAAATTGCTGTGCTTGAATTAGCACAGGATAATCCTTGGGTCATTCGTTTTCATGAAGTTTATGAGATTTCATCACATGTGGTCTTGGTTCTGGACTGGTAAGTAAGCCTCTGTTTTAATTTGCTTACGTGTTtgttacttgtttgtttgtttttagttggtTTAGGAATCTTAGCAAGCCTCATTGATACAggttcttgtattttttttttttttaaggatcagAGAGAAATCAAAAGTTAATCTAGAAAATAACCTCTGAAGTATTTTTCTTTGACAAAAGCCACCTTGCCCGTTACCATAAAGCCTGCTCTCCAGCTTTTGATTCTCAGACTTTTCTCAGTACTTCTTTAGCAAACTCCTGacttcatttctttgtatttccttccaTTTCAGCTCATCCCTCACGAGCAGTTCATAATCTTCTTCCTTTTCCCATTTAAAATCTGAAACACATGCTGccgtgcctttgtctcctctagtttttcctgtcattttagaattgtaggtttttttttttttctttttttaagattcatttatgtttatttgaaaagcagagcaagaggGGAGCAAGCACACAGCcatccatttgttggttcacttccccaaatgcctgcattcaCTGTGGCAAGGCCAGCCCAGTCCGGGGCCAGCCAAGATaccctccatctgggtctccccatggaACCACACACTGAACTAtcagcagctgcctcccagtgcatgcattagcaggaatgctgGATCACAAGCAGATGTGGGATTCAACCCCAGGATATGGGTCCCCAACTCGCTGAACCACCACACCCACCTCAGACTTCAAGAGTTGTATCTGCTTGGTGTTGGAGCCATCACACTTGCACTCTTCCCTCCCCCAGATCGTCCTGCTTTGACGTTTTCACCTGCTGTTCCACAGAAGTGATGGCAACTAATCAATTCCAAGagaaaaacctttctctctgttctgtagTTCTCGGCCTGCCTTTTCTAAGAcctgtggtttttgttgttttttgttttccgtAAACACATTAACTCAAaggttttgttttctccttttttatttgaaagagaggccTTACaatgggagaagagagaaaaagagaggccttccatccggTTTCAACTATCTGTTTTTCtcgctttttttttaacttctcagCTCTCATCATCTCCCACTGATATTTATTCTGCTAAATAATCAGTTCATCTCTAAACAGCAAGAATTCAAAAGCTTTTCAAAGTGATGCTATCTGCTCTTCCGAAATTTTCAGGTCACTAACTCTGTTTAGATCAATCTCTTCATTGTAATATTCATTTTACTTCTTTACTCTTTTTAGGCACTTGATATTAAATATTCTTTCTTGAAGCTATTTTCTTCCATAGTTTaactagcctttttttttttttcaaaaagttttcctCTTAGAGCTTTCTACCTCATTCTGTGTAAATAGAAATGGTCCCAAGTCTCCATCAATGAGACTATTGTTATTCGTATATGTTCTTATAGATTAACCTTAATGACAATCATGTGTTTTTGTTGCCTTAAATATTACTTACATGCTGATTATTTCAGAGTCTTTTTCTGTACCCTCTGCCCTAAACTTAGCTACGTACTGCATCTACCTATCTGCCTGCATTGTCCTTTTAAtacctatttttcttttgtttcccatTTACTCTGTAGCTCCACATAGTTCATTGCTTAAGCTAAGACATCAGTGCAGCCCTACATTCCTTGATCTCCTTTAACACACACATAACAAATGACCGAATATTCCATAGAAAGCTCATTGGCACCTTCTTAGCTGATCACCATGGCATAAATTCTAGGTTCCTCCTGTTATTGTTAGGTAGCTCAGATATGGTAATATCATTCTGTTGCTTGCACGGCTTTGGTGACTCCAACATCAGGGTGATTTGGCCAAAATTTCTTGCATCCTATTTTGAGTTTGGAAAATCATTATGGGTTTGTTCTAGATATGGACGTAGCCAAATACCCAGCCAGGTCAGGAGATGGTTGTTTGGGAAACAGGCAGGTTAAAATAACATTGTAAGATACAAACACCTGAACTTGCATATGCAGCAGACACTAATAGATAATATGAAAGTGGAAACGACACAGCCGCTTCCCTCCATATGCTGAGTCTCTTGAAAGAGATAGATATAAATGCTTGTGGCAAATCTTATTTTACCAGAAGTTCTTGTTAGTTCTTGTGTGAACACAGACAATTTGTAGTAGTCAAACAAGGGTGCTTCTCtaaattcaaaatttttcatattttgataaaaaaaataattttgtaatccATGCATAATGTTGGTACTtccctgaactttctgaagaatttTATAACAGCTTAAACATTTACTATGTGGCTGAAATTCTTGAGCCTTCCACTTAGCTTAAGCTGGactatttaaatgttttacataCACTGTTTATAAGTATGGGTATACTTTAATGCAAGGATTATATTATAATCCTAAAGCAAGACCTTATGAGGAAAACTCAGATATAATCAGCCAAAGTTTACACTATAGCAgagccaagcttcatttcaggaatGTGTGACTTGAAGACGACATActatgctgttttactctgagtGCTTCTTCCTGTAAATATTTGGCATAACATTTCAGCCCATCGTACCTTTACCTGGGGTATTTTGTATTCTTTTGTCCTCATCCCCTGCTGTCCACCTTCCGTTCTACCTCATCCTCCACTAGCCCTCTCCAACCACGCACTGGGCACACATCTCTCCCCGCACTTCCACCCCCAGGGTTTAAAAATGCCATTGCATTGTCTTTTCCCTTGAACTGTTTATGACCGACCTCTGACCACTCTTTCTTATGTTTACCTACaagtgtgctttttaaaatattcctctcttcatcactgaTTTTCAGCAATTTGAGCATGATGTGCCTTGGTTTTATTTGGTTTTGGCCTGCTTATGATTTACAGAGCTACTTTGATTTGGGTTCTACAGTTATTATCCAGTTAGGAAGATTTTAGCCATTTTGTTATCTGCTCATTCCTTCCTTGAGTCACAGATTCAAAGTGTGTCATGATGCATTTCTGCTGCTTGAGATTGAGTTGGCTCTGCTCATACTGGCTGTTGCTTTATCAAGTTTATATTCACATACAGTTTCACCGGGTCATGATTAAGATATTGCTTAGCTGTGTGAACTCTTTCCTTATGAATTACTTGTTGCTTCAATTCTGCCCCTTTTTTAGTGCTACTCTAGGTGAAACCTTTGACCAGTGTGTTACTCATAGATGTGGCACCTCTAGCAAAAAACACGCTCAAAAATTCATGTGGCAGATCTTAGAAGGTGTTCTACACTCTCATGATGTGATTCCTGTTCATTTGAAGGTAAGTTCTATATTGTCTTATAATTCTGAGATTGCTAA
The sequence above is a segment of the Ochotona princeps isolate mOchPri1 chromosome 20, mOchPri1.hap1, whole genome shotgun sequence genome. Coding sequences within it:
- the LOC131482806 gene encoding serine/threonine-protein kinase 17A-like; the protein is MRNRRKGQECWLEVIHEIAVLELAQDNPWVIRFHEVYEISSHVVLVLDCATLGETFDQCVTHRCGTSSKKHAQKFMWQILEGVLHSHDVIPVHLKMQRNYRQVGAGAVAQLANPPPSSAGIPYGCWFMFQLLHF